A window of Streptomyces sp. NBC_01689 genomic DNA:
ACCGAGGCCGCGGGTGGTTGGCTCGGGGTCGGTCAGGTGGACCATGTCAGAGCTCCTCGGTGGGGGTGTCAGGGGTGGTGTGTCGGAGGTGCGGTGGGGTTGGTCTCGGGGGCGCTGCGGGCCGCGTACGTCCGTCCCGGTGTGTACGGATGAGGGTGGGCGCGTGTCCGTGGCCCGCCGGGTGGGGTGCCCGGAGCGGTGTGCGCCGGGTGCCGGTGCGGCCGTGGCGGCTCGGGGAGGGGACCGACCGCGGACAGACGTGTCCCCGGGCGATGGTGACCAGGCGCGGTGGCACGGTGCGGGGCGCGGCGGGTGGTCTCCCCCGGCCGCGGTGTGGGCGTACTCGCCGGGGCGGCAGAGTGGGTGGCGGGTGCGCCGTGTGTGGTGGCCGGGTCGTGCGCTGCGGCGGCTTCGGGGAGGACTCGCGGGGTCCGGCGGGGAGGGGCCGGGCCCCGCGGGTGCCGCTCGCGGGGGCGGGGCGCGCGTACGCCGGGAGCGGTCGTTGTCCGGGCCGTGGCCATCGTCCGGCCTGGGGCCGTCACCCGGCCTGGGGCCACCGTCCGGCCTGGGACCACCGTCCGGGCCGGGTCTGTGGTCCGGCCCGGAACCGCGGCCCGGTCCGGGTCCGCCGGCCGGGGGCGTCCGCCGTCACGGGCGTCCGCCGGTCGCGGTGCGGGAACCGGTCGCCGTCGGGACGTGGGAACATCCACCCGCCAGGGCGCGGAAGCAACCGCCTCGCGTGCGGTGCCGGTTGGGGCGCCGGCGGTGCGGTGGGGGTGCGGGCGCGCGCCGGCTGTCCGGTTCCCGGTGGCCGCGCGTCCGGGAATCCGGTGGCCGCCCGGTGCCGCGGGGCGGGTGGCGGTGCGTGTGTGGGAGGGCATGCCGGTGGCCGGGGCCGCTGACGGCGGGTCAGAGACCCGGTGCCCGGGAGGGGCCGGCGGTGTCTGCGGCGCGCGGTCCCGGCCGGCCGGTGTGCCCTTCGGCGACACCGCTGAGGTTCAGTGGTGTGTTCATGCCGTCAGCCTCGCGGGTGGAGGGTGCCGGGCGACAGCCGAGACGGGCAGATCTAATAATTCACTTACGGATCGCTTCCCGTTCGGACGGTGCGCGGCACGGCGGGGGCCCGGGCGGCGGGGGCTCAGGCCTGGCGGGCGAGGTCGGCCAGGGGTTCGCCGGAGAGGCGGAAGACGGTGAGTTCCTTGCCCTGGACGGAGGGGATCTCCGCGCCGAGGGAGCGGTAGAACGCGGCGGTCGGTTCGTTGGTGACCCTCCCCCACCACTGCATGTGGCGGTAGCCGCGCTCGGCGCACAGGCCGGCGAGGGTGCTCAGCAGGGCGGTGTCGAAGCCGCGGCCGACGGCGTCCTCGCGGACGTAGATGTCGTCGATGTGGATGGCCGTGCCGCGCCAGGTGCTGTAGACGAGGGCCCACAGGGTGTAGCCGACGATCTCGTCGGTCTTGTCGTCGACGGCGAAGTGGGCCCAGGCCACCGGCTGCGGGCCGAACAGGGCGCGGCGCAGTTCGTCCTCGTCGGTGCTGATCTGCCCGGTGGCCTCCTCGTTCTCGGCCATCCCGTGCACCATCGTGTGGAGCAGTGTG
This region includes:
- a CDS encoding GNAT family N-acetyltransferase, yielding MIRPVTAEDLTLLHTMVHGMAENEEATGQISTDEDELRRALFGPQPVAWAHFAVDDKTDEIVGYTLWALVYSTWRGTAIHIDDIYVREDAVGRGFDTALLSTLAGLCAERGYRHMQWWGRVTNEPTAAFYRSLGAEIPSVQGKELTVFRLSGEPLADLARQA